The nucleotide sequence CAATTGGTCGAAGCGGGAATCGCTTTGGTGCCGGAAGGACGCCGTTTGTTCGGCGACATGACCGTGCGAGAAAACCTCTTGATGGGTGCTTATCCTAAACGCGCGGCAAAAGGCGCGAAGGACAGGCTGGAGTTCATCCTTTCGCTATTTCCGCGCCTCGGCGAACGGCTCGGCCAAGCCGTTATCACAATGAGTGGCGGCGAACAGCAAATGGTCTGCTTCGGTCGTGCGCTCATGACCGCACCGAAGTTGCTCATGCTTGATGAGCCGTCGCTCGGGCTTTCTCCATTGTTGACCCAAGAGTTGTTCAGCGCCCTTCCTCGGATCATCGCCAGTGGAGTGAGCGTGTTGATGGTGGAGCAAAATACTCACCTGACATTGCGGTTTGCCGACTACGGGTACGTGCTCAAAAATGGCGAGCTGGTCGGCCAAGGAACTGCGGCAGAACTGCAAAAGGACGAGACCGTGGGCAAGGCCCTCCTTGGTATCTAGCATCATCGGTGGTCTACAATGGTTGCTTGCACTCCGACCCTGAGTGGCGGCTCGAGAACGAACCCATCACGGGTGATAGATGAATTCCGGCGATCACAAGGAACTGTTGGTCGATGCGCTACACAATGAACAGGTGGTTGTGGTATCGGCGCCGGGCATCCATTCACGGGACGACGAATGCTCGACCGGGGTGACCTTGCGCGAGAACGTTGGGTTCTACGTTCGATTACGACAAGGGATGTTGGAGCCTCAAGTGGTCCATTTCGATGGATGAACCCTACGAAGTTTGTGCAGGCCGAGGGGCGAAGCGAAGGGAAGCTCCTTGAAACCAAGAAACTGCGGCGGCGGCTCTCGGCGTTGCGGAGCGGGCCAAAGTCGTTTGCGGGTGGGGGGCGCCCGATCGCTATCGTGAAGCAGCCTATCGATACCAAAGACGCGCCTCTACCGGGCTCTTAGGGGCAGGTTTGCGGCGCAGGAGCATCAAGGAACGACCGCCTCTACCCGAAGCTCGCGTATTCAGGCAAGCGGGGACAAAGGGAAACGCAGCCGCCAAGCGCAGCAAGTTCGATCGGCTGCTTCTCAATTTTCAGTTCTCGCTCCTCACGCTTACGCGCGGACGCGCCGGCGACCCTTGTTCGGATCCACTCTCGTGGTCATGGCAAACTTGGCAGCCAAGGGCAGCAGTGTCCCATCCGGTGAAAATATATAAACTTCATCAAGCGCGGACCGATCGCGGATCCCGGAGCGTTATGGGAATTTCAGCGGAGGAATGGAAAACCCGCTGCGGCGTGGCCTCGTTGCGCCGCCATCACATGAAAAGGGGCCAAAAGGCCGCTATCCCTTGGTTTGAACTTTCAATATAAAGTCACGGATTATATATCTTTCTGTTGACGGGCCGCGCCATGATGCGTAGGTTTGCGGGCACACGAGAACGGCGCTGCGCCGACACGCAGGGGAGATAACGAAAGGCGTCATCTGCACAGGTCCGCTGCGCGCGCCTGCAGTCAGTTGGAAGTTCGGAGGCAAGCGCAGACCGCGTCGATCTGGCTTAGCCATCAATCGGCGGTTTTCTTTTTACTTACCTGCCCCGAAAGGAGGTCTGTCGCCTCCGCTTCAGTGCAAGAGTCTGGATAACACGAGGCAAATCATGCGCTATGTTGGGTTTCTAAAGGACGGGCAGCGCTGTATTGCGCGCCAGGATGGTTCTCTGATCCGGTCGCTCGGACCAGTCGATGCATTCTACAAGGAGCTCGCCGTCGGAAAGATCCCCGCAGATGGGGAGATCTTCGAAGCCTCGAACGTCGAATTCGCTCCTCCGGTCCCCCGCACCTCGCGCATTTTCTGCGTCGGCATCAATTATCGCGACCATGCCGTCGAATCTCTCGATGTCGCGGGTATTGAGCAGCCGAAGTTCCCAATGGTGTTTGGTCGTTGGGAGTCGACACTCGTAGTGGATGGTACTCCCGTTCCGGTACCTCCTAAAGAGGATGGCCTCGACTGGGAAGTTGAGCTCGCCGTCATCATAGGCAGGCCTATCTGGGCTGCTACCGAACAGAATGCCATGCAAGCTGTCGCAGGTTACACGGTTTTCAATGATCTGAGCGCCCGCGCCAAGCAGCTGGAGACGCGTCAATTCACGCTGGGCAAAAACGCCGATCGGTCCGGTCCAATCGGGCCGGTCGTCGTAACAACGGACGAGATTGCCGACGTCAATAACTTGCGAGTCACGGCGCGCGTCAACGGCGAGACGGTTCAGGACGCCAACACACGGGACCTGATCCACACGATCCCGAGAATTATCAGTTACATCACCGATACAGTGACCCTGCAACCTGGCGACGTCATTGCAACCGGAACGCCAGGTGGCGTCGGTCTGGCAATGAAGCCGCCGCGTTTTCTGAAGCCTGGCGACATAGTCGAAGTGGAGGTCGAGGGGATCGGCGTTGTCCGCAATCCCATCGTAAGCCGCGAGCAGATTGATAAGTAGCCTAAGAGGACTGCCATACATCAACAGACAACGCGCAATGAAAGGGGGAGGTAACGACGTGATGTCAAATGGATTTCAAGTCTGCGCTGCCGTTCTTCTGGCGGGCGTGGTCGCGTTTACCCAGGCTCAGGCGGAGGAAATCAAGGGTATCCCGATCAAGATTGGAGTCATCCTCCCTCTGACGGGCGGTGGGGCGTCGATTGGCCGTTCAGAACTGAACGGCGTTCTTCTGGCTGCGAAGCACATCAATGCCCGGGGCGGCGTCAACGGGCGACTAGTTCAGATCATTCACGAGGATGACGGCACCAATCCGGATACCGCTATCACTAAGGCGAACAAGCTTATCTATACCGACAAAGTCGTCGCGCTACTCGGTGCCAGCCAAACCGGGTCTTCGGTGGCCATCGGCGCGATCACCGACTCTCTACAGATGGTGCAGATCGCATTCTCCGGTCTTGGCCCGGCAGTGGAGAAGGAACGAAAGTGCGTGCTCCACATCGCGCCATCACAGGAATTGAACGCGCGTGCGCTCCTATCCTACGCCAAGGACAAAGGGCTAAAGAGGATGGCAGCACTCTACGACGCAGGCTACGGCCGCATCGTCTTCACCGAACTACAAAAATTCGCCGGTCAATATGGCGTCGAAATCGCCGGCAGCGAAACGTTCGAGATCGCCGCGACGGACACAACCACACAGGCGGCAAAGCTGCGTGCGATGAATCCGGACGGTTTCTTCGTTGTCGGTGTTACCGGCACTCCAGTACGCAACCTTCGCGCTTTGCAGATCAAGCAGCCGATCCTTTCGGTGCTTGGGCAATCACCCTATCATATTGTCGAGGCGATGGGATCCAATGTCAGCGATGTCATTTTTCCCGAATACCTCGTTGCCGAAGACCCGCTGCCGCGTCAGACGGAGTTTGTGAAGCTGTTCCATCAGGAATACGGCAAACCGCCGAAAGCGATCGAGGCATGGGGCTGGGACGCGCTAAACGTCCTTGTCAGGGGCCTCGCGAGCACCGGTCCCGAGCCGGCCAAAGGCAAGCTATGCGAGGCTGTTCGCGGCAAATTCGAAGGGGTCAACGCCGACTATAACTTCTTGGCGCCCGACATGACTGGCCTCAAGCTGTCGGATTACGTGTTCTCGCGTGTCGTCAACGGCAAATTCACGCGCATGGACTATCGCATCGCCGACTGAGACAGCTCTAGGTGCCCACAGCATTACCTTGGCCAGTCACGATGTGACAGGGGCATCCATCCACTAAGGTCCGGCGTCCGCGGTCGGCAGACGTCAGAATCATTGGCGGAACGCGAACACTCCTGGTCGCTTCCGGAAAACGACACTCGTACGACGAAGGTGTATCGTGACGCTGGGCCTGCTGATTCAATCTATCATCGCGGGAATCATGAACGGTGTCGTCTATGCTCTGATAGGTCTTGGCATCGCCGCGATCTACAAGGGCAGCGGAGTCATCAATGCGATGCAGGGCGAGTTCAGCATCATTGCAGCAATATTCGCCTCTTTGGCCGTCTCCGCGGCAGGATGGCCTTATCCGGTTGCCGCTCTTGCCGGCATCGCCAGCGGTATGGTCATCGGACTAGTAGTCGATCTGGCCTTTGTCCGGCACATGCGAATACGCAATGCTGCGCACGATTCATACCTTCTCCTGATCCTAGGATTGGCAATCACGCTCGCGGCTCTTGTTCTCCAGTTCGCTGGCTCCGGTAGCTTCAGTCTCCCGGCCTATGAACCCATCGAGGTGTGGATCATTCTAGACGCTGTCCTGCAAAGCCAAGCGCTCTGGCTGATGGGTTTATCAAGCCTGGCGATCGTCGCGGTCCGACTATTCTACCGACACACCATGCTGGGCATGCGAATGATGGCCGCTTCCATCGACGACGAGGGGGCGATGAGCATCGGCGTCAATGTGTCGCTGATGCGCACGCTTACGTTCACATTGGGCGGCCTCCTCGGCGCCATTGCGGGCGTGTTGATCTCAACTGTTCTGCCCGTCGACCACCAGATCGGGCTAATCCTGACGCTCAAGGGCTTCGCGGCAGCGATTCTGGGTGGGCTGACCAACCCGATCGGTGCGGCTGTCGGAGGCATCACGATCGGCCTCTTGGAGTCTCTCGCCATTGTCTCGGTTTCTTCGGCCTACAAGGACGCGATTACATTCGCGATGCTGATCCTCATCATGATCTTCCTCCCGAACGGAATGCTCGGCCGTGGTCTGCGTAGGAGCTGAACGATGCGTCTCGTAATCAGGCCTGTCCTTACTATAGCCGCTATCTTGGCGCTCGTCCTGCCGCAGCTATTCGACCGCGAGATCGTCGACATCCTCGTCTTTACGTGCATTTACTCAATCGCTGGTCTCGGCGTCGGCTTGCTGCTTCGGACTTGCGGTATCATCAACGCCGGCCAGGCGCTGTTCTATGGGGTCGGCGCCTACACGACGGCTTATCTTTCGATCCACTATGGTGTGCACTGGCTTGTCGACATCGCCGGCGGTGCCCTGCTGTCGGCGACGATAGCCCTTCTACTCGGTTGGCCAATCCTGCGTCTGCAGGGGTATTTTCTTACACTTGCCACCATCGCCCTCGGCATCATTGGTCATTCGTTGTTCTTCGAGTGGGTAGGCATTACTGGTGGCGAACTGGGGATTGGCGGGATACCGACAATCGTAATCGCCGGCAATGCACTTAACACCCCGATCTCCTTCTACTATCTCACCGTGGCGGTGCTCGCCGCATGCCTGTGGATTGCATCCAATCTGATCAACAGCCGCACCGGCCTGATGCTGCAGGGAATGCGCAATGACGCCGACGCTGCTGCGAGCCTCAGCGTGGACAATCGCGGGCTAGAGGTGCGCGTCTTCGTGTTAAGCGCGATCTTCGGCAGCCTCGCCGGTAGCCTGTTCGCACATTACACGTCATTCGTGGGCGTCCACTCCTTCGATATAGTCAAGAGCATCACGTTCTTGTTGATCCCGGTGCTCGGTGGCGCGCAGTACCTTGCGGGACTGGTTATCGGCGCGCTCTTTGTCACTCTCGCACCTCACTACCTCGGCGCCTTCGGACATATTCACCAAGTGTTGTTCGGTCTCGCGCTGGTCCTCGTGGTTACTCTGATGCCGGGCGGCATAGCCGGCACAGTGCAGCAGGTCATCGGCAGAAGGAACTGAGGTTGCGATGCTACAGGACGTCCATGTCCAAAATGGTTCGCCTGATCTGCGCATCGCGGGAGTATCGCTCGCGATCGGCGGCTTCCGTATTCTGCGTGAGGTGAGCATCGAGATCGCGAGCAAATCCATAACCGGGCTGATAGGCCCGAACGGCTCAGGCAAGACGACATTGTTCAACGTCGCCTCGGGCTTCATGCGGCCCCAAGTCGGTCGTGTCGAACTCTACGGTGCAGACATCACTGCTCTCTCCATCCAAGAGCGATGCCGGCGTGGCATGGTGCGCACGTTCCAGACCCCAAAGGTCTTCGAGGAAATGACTGTTCTCGAGAACATCATGGTTGGCACCTCTAAGCTGACGAATAGCTCGATGCTTGGGGACATGTTTGGCACCCCACACTCAGCGCGCCAGAAGCGACAGATGTTGGAGATGGCCGAGACAGAGTGCCGTCGCTTTGGGCTTGAAGCGTTCAAGTGCACGCCGGCAAAAAAACTGACCGGCGGTCAGCGGCGCATCCTTGAGATCGCGCGCGCCAACGTCGGCCAGCCGCGGATCATGATGCTGGACGAGCCGTCGTCTGGACTCAACGTCGAGGAAATCGAACATCTTAGGGAGTGGATTGCCCAACTTAACTCAGACGGCATGTCAATCTTCTTGGTCTCGCACGACATGGACCTCATGAATGTGGTGGACCATATATATGTGCTTAACTTTGGAGAGATCCTAACCAGTGGTACGGTGGCGGAGGTCAAGAATGACCGCCGAGTCCACGAGGTCTATTTGGGGATCTAGTGATGCTTCGATTGGATTCAATCCGGTCCGGCTATGGCCTACAACAGATTCTGCAGGGTGTCTCACTGTTCATCGCTCCCGGCGAATCAGTCGCTCTAGTAGGCGTTAACGGAGCCGGCAAAACTACTCTTGTCAGGACGTTGATGGGCTTCAACCGGGCGAACTCGGGGCGTATCCTAAAAGATGATGTAGACATCACGCCGCTCCCTGCGCACATGCGGCCATCCGTCGGCCTAGCCGCACTGCTTGAGAACCGAAGACTGTTCGGGCCCATGTCGATTCGCGACAATCTTCGTATAGCTCAGGCCGAGGGGAATTCACGCGCAGCGAAGCGACGCTTCTCTTGGGACGACATTTGCGACCTATTTCCATTGGTGCGAGACCGGCTCCACACGCCGGTTGGCCTGCTCAGCGGCGGCCAACAGCAAATGGTGGCTACGGCTCGCGCGCTGCTGCTGCAGCCAGATTTTCTGATTCTGGACGAGCCATCGACGGGTCTTGCGCCGCGAATCGTCAAGGAGATTTTCACGATCTTTCAGCGCCTGCGCTCGACGGGGCTCGGCATCTTGCTGGTGGAGCAGAACGTGCGCATCGCAATCGAGGCAACCAACAGAGCTTACGTTATGTCTCTTGGCAAAATCGTGCTGGAAGTCGGTGACGAAGAATGGCGCAAGTTTGATTCCGATAGTCGACTCGCCGATGTTTATCTGGGGCGGTCCCCGCGCGAAACAAACGATGGGATAGCGTGACATAAGGAGTTAGGGTCAATCATTTTCCCCGTGTCCTCTCGATAAAGTCGACCACTGCTCGCGTGGTCGCGCGGTAGTGCGATCGCAGTAACGCGCAAGCAAGATCAGCGTCGCGGGCGAGCGCAGCATCGAGGATGGCCTTGTGCTCCCCTGCGATATCACGTCGAACCTCAGAACTTAAGATGGCGTATGCGCCGATCTGGCGGTAGCGGGAGCTGTGATCAATCAGGGTCCGTATGAAGCGCAGCAGCCATTTCGATCCGCAGGCGCTGACCAACTGCAAGTGGAACTTGCAGTGC is from Bradyrhizobium sp. ISRA430 and encodes:
- a CDS encoding ABC transporter ATP-binding protein; its protein translation is MLEVRSLSVFYGQHMALRDVALRLDRSRIVVILGSNGAGKSTLLKALMGLVPTRSGAQVSLEGRSLLGLPTWQLVEAGIALVPEGRRLFGDMTVRENLLMGAYPKRAAKGAKDRLEFILSLFPRLGERLGQAVITMSGGEQQMVCFGRALMTAPKLLMLDEPSLGLSPLLTQELFSALPRIIASGVSVLMVEQNTHLTLRFADYGYVLKNGELVGQGTAAELQKDETVGKALLGI
- a CDS encoding fumarylacetoacetate hydrolase family protein, whose translation is MRYVGFLKDGQRCIARQDGSLIRSLGPVDAFYKELAVGKIPADGEIFEASNVEFAPPVPRTSRIFCVGINYRDHAVESLDVAGIEQPKFPMVFGRWESTLVVDGTPVPVPPKEDGLDWEVELAVIIGRPIWAATEQNAMQAVAGYTVFNDLSARAKQLETRQFTLGKNADRSGPIGPVVVTTDEIADVNNLRVTARVNGETVQDANTRDLIHTIPRIISYITDTVTLQPGDVIATGTPGGVGLAMKPPRFLKPGDIVEVEVEGIGVVRNPIVSREQIDK
- a CDS encoding ABC transporter substrate-binding protein; translated protein: MSNGFQVCAAVLLAGVVAFTQAQAEEIKGIPIKIGVILPLTGGGASIGRSELNGVLLAAKHINARGGVNGRLVQIIHEDDGTNPDTAITKANKLIYTDKVVALLGASQTGSSVAIGAITDSLQMVQIAFSGLGPAVEKERKCVLHIAPSQELNARALLSYAKDKGLKRMAALYDAGYGRIVFTELQKFAGQYGVEIAGSETFEIAATDTTTQAAKLRAMNPDGFFVVGVTGTPVRNLRALQIKQPILSVLGQSPYHIVEAMGSNVSDVIFPEYLVAEDPLPRQTEFVKLFHQEYGKPPKAIEAWGWDALNVLVRGLASTGPEPAKGKLCEAVRGKFEGVNADYNFLAPDMTGLKLSDYVFSRVVNGKFTRMDYRIAD
- a CDS encoding branched-chain amino acid ABC transporter permease; the encoded protein is MTLGLLIQSIIAGIMNGVVYALIGLGIAAIYKGSGVINAMQGEFSIIAAIFASLAVSAAGWPYPVAALAGIASGMVIGLVVDLAFVRHMRIRNAAHDSYLLLILGLAITLAALVLQFAGSGSFSLPAYEPIEVWIILDAVLQSQALWLMGLSSLAIVAVRLFYRHTMLGMRMMAASIDDEGAMSIGVNVSLMRTLTFTLGGLLGAIAGVLISTVLPVDHQIGLILTLKGFAAAILGGLTNPIGAAVGGITIGLLESLAIVSVSSAYKDAITFAMLILIMIFLPNGMLGRGLRRS
- a CDS encoding branched-chain amino acid ABC transporter permease, coding for MRLVIRPVLTIAAILALVLPQLFDREIVDILVFTCIYSIAGLGVGLLLRTCGIINAGQALFYGVGAYTTAYLSIHYGVHWLVDIAGGALLSATIALLLGWPILRLQGYFLTLATIALGIIGHSLFFEWVGITGGELGIGGIPTIVIAGNALNTPISFYYLTVAVLAACLWIASNLINSRTGLMLQGMRNDADAAASLSVDNRGLEVRVFVLSAIFGSLAGSLFAHYTSFVGVHSFDIVKSITFLLIPVLGGAQYLAGLVIGALFVTLAPHYLGAFGHIHQVLFGLALVLVVTLMPGGIAGTVQQVIGRRN
- a CDS encoding ABC transporter ATP-binding protein; translation: MLQDVHVQNGSPDLRIAGVSLAIGGFRILREVSIEIASKSITGLIGPNGSGKTTLFNVASGFMRPQVGRVELYGADITALSIQERCRRGMVRTFQTPKVFEEMTVLENIMVGTSKLTNSSMLGDMFGTPHSARQKRQMLEMAETECRRFGLEAFKCTPAKKLTGGQRRILEIARANVGQPRIMMLDEPSSGLNVEEIEHLREWIAQLNSDGMSIFLVSHDMDLMNVVDHIYVLNFGEILTSGTVAEVKNDRRVHEVYLGI
- a CDS encoding ABC transporter ATP-binding protein, which codes for MLRLDSIRSGYGLQQILQGVSLFIAPGESVALVGVNGAGKTTLVRTLMGFNRANSGRILKDDVDITPLPAHMRPSVGLAALLENRRLFGPMSIRDNLRIAQAEGNSRAAKRRFSWDDICDLFPLVRDRLHTPVGLLSGGQQQMVATARALLLQPDFLILDEPSTGLAPRIVKEIFTIFQRLRSTGLGILLVEQNVRIAIEATNRAYVMSLGKIVLEVGDEEWRKFDSDSRLADVYLGRSPRETNDGIA